A genomic segment from Nicotiana tabacum cultivar K326 chromosome 7, ASM71507v2, whole genome shotgun sequence encodes:
- the LOC107778487 gene encoding AT-hook motif nuclear-localized protein 23-like, which produces MAGLDLGSASHRFLPHHLQRPHDSEDDENNRNNQFSDENNNNNDISSHQQGGDVVGRRPRGRPPGSKNKPKPPVIITRESANALRAHILEVSSGHDVFESVATYARKRQRGICILSGSGTVNNVTIRQPAAAGSVVTLHGRFEILSLSGSFLPPPAPPGATSLTIYLAGGQGQVVGGNVVGALIASGPVIVIASSFTNVAYERLPLDEENESIQMQQGVSQPSGGSGSGNFADPTIGLPFLNLPLNMSPNGQLPMESGGGGGGGWNGNSANRPQY; this is translated from the coding sequence ATGGCTGGTTTAGACTTAGGTTCAGCTTCTCATCGTTTTCTTCCTCATCATCTCCAAAGACCACACGATTCCGAAGATGATGAAAACAATCGGAATAATCAATTTTCCgatgagaacaacaacaacaacgatatCTCTTCTCATCAACAGGGTGGCGACGTTGTCGGACGTAGGCCAAGAGGTCGTCCACCTGGTTCGAAAAACAAGCCAAAGCCCCCAGTGATCATCACTAGAGAAAGCGCGAACGCGCTTCGCGCACATATTTTGGAAGTGAGCAGTGGGCATGATGTGTTTGAATCAGTTGCTACTTATGCAAGAAAAAGGCAAAGAGGAATTTGTATACTAAGTGGGAGCGGTACGGTTAATAACGTCACCATACGGCAACCAGCGGCTGCCGGTTCAGTGGTGACGTTACATGGTAGGTTTGAGATATTATCATTATCAGGATCTTTTTTGCCACCACCAGCACCACCAGGAGCAACTAGCTTAACTATATATTTAGCTGGTGGACAAGGTCAAGTTGTTGGTGGAAATGTTGTGGGCGCGTTAATTGCTTCTGGTCCAGTTATAGTTATTGCTTCTTCTTTCACTAATGTTGCTTATGAGAGATTGCCTTTAGATGAAGAGAATGAGTCAATTCAGATGCAACAAGGAGTGTCACAACCATCTGGTGGAAGTGGAAGTGGTAATTTTGCTGATCCAACAATTGGACTTCCTTTTCTTAATTTGCCACTGAATATGTCACCAAATGGTCAACTTCCAATGGAaagtggaggaggaggaggaggaggatggAATGGAAACTCAGCAAACAGGCCACAATATTAG